ACTGGATTCAAAATGGAAAAATGATTGCAACACAACTTAGTGAGTATAGAACCCAGGTCGAGCAATACAAAAACCAGCTCGATCAATATCAAAACATGCTCGAAAACACAAAATCACTGACCTCCTATGAATGGGACAATGCCAATTCAGTGATTAATAACCTGCTGGAATCAACCAACACCATTGATTATTACAAACAGGAGGCAGGCAGTCTTCAAGGTTATCTGGATCGATTTCAAAGTCAGGAATACTACCAAAACATCGCCTGTTTTAATGCACAAGGTGAATGCAGTCCAGAGGAAATCCGAAAAATCAAACAAAACCGACTCCGCGCATCAGTTGCCGAAAAACGTGCTAATGATGCCTTGATTAAAGGGATTGATAAACAGCAACACAGTCTAAAAGAGGATTCGGCCAAACTCCGCGTGTTGCAATCTCAGGCACAAAACGCCACAGGGCAAAAGCAGGCACTCCAGGCCGGCTCTCAATTGGCCAGTCAACAATCCCACCAATTGCTTCAAATCAGAGGTCTGCTCTTGGCTCAACAAAACGCGCAGGCAGTGAAGGATGCGGCAAATGCCAATAAAGAAGCCATACAAACAGCAGGTGATGAACATTTCAGATCGGGTGTGTATCACAAGAGTTCAGGAAAAAAATGGTAATTTTTAACAACAAGGAGAAAAAATGAAACATTTAACACTATGGACGATGGTATGTGTTGCGCTGCTCTCTGGATGCAATAACTCTGAAGCCAAAAAGGCTCAGCATCTTGCCTCATTAACCTGTGAAAGCTCCAGAGAACATCGCACCACAGAGGAGCTGCAAGCCATCGGGGATGCGTGTTTTCGGGGTGGCAGCTATACGAAAAGCTCAGGGAAAAAATGGTAATCCTATGAATAAACGAATAACTCCTTATTTGATTATCCTGTTCTGGCTTGGATTTTCTGCTTGCTGTCATGCCAAAGGGCATGGCATCGACAGTCGCGATTTATTGGATAACATTTTGTATCGCTTTTCCAGCACGTCTGCACTTTGGAGCCAAATCATGCTCGGCTACGCCCGATACCTCTTTTGGTCTTTGGCCTTGGTGAGCATGGTGTGGACGTATGGCTTAATGGCGTTGCGTAAAGCCGATTTGCAGGAGTTTCTAGCCGAAACGGTGCGGTTTTTTGTTGTGGTCGGTTTTTTCTATTGGCTCTTAGAGAATGGACCGGCCATTGCAAAATCCATCATTGATTCCATGCGGCAACTGGCGGCACGTGCCTCAGGCATTGATGAGCACGTATCGCCATCGGATATTGTTGATGTGGGATTTGATATTGTATCTCGCGCCATCGACAGCTCATCCATCTGGTCGCCTGCAGCAACCACCGTAGGATTAATCGTTGCAGGGGTTATTCTCATCGTGCTGGCTTTAGTCAGTATTAACATGCTCATTATCTTAATCACCGCATGGGTTTTAACCTATGGCGGCATCATTTTATTAGGTTTTGGTGGTGGACGCTGGACTCAGGATATTGCGATTAATTACTACAAAACAGTCTTGGGGATTGCACTGCAAGCGTTTGCCATGATTTTAATTATCGGCATCGGCAAGTCCTTTGTGGATCAATATTATGCGGCACTGTCTGAGAGCATGACGCTTAAAGAAATGTTTGTCATGTTGGTGGTTGCCGTCCTTTTGCTGGTTCTCATTAATAAAATCCCTCCCGTTCTCGCAGGCATCGTATCAGGCGGTGGTTCAGGTGGTGGTGGCGGTATTGGTCTTGGTGCTGCCATGGGAGCTGCAGGAATCGCCGGAGCTGCGATGGCAAGTGCGGCAGGTGCTGCAATGACTCAGGGAGCTGGAGGCTTATCGGCACTGAGCGCAGCCTTTAAGGCCGCCAGTCAAAGCGTTAATTCCGGCAGTACAGACTCCATGTCAGCTCAGGATAAAAGCTCCAAAACCGGTGGGTTAGCAGAAGCTATGGGAAGTGCTGCCAAATTTGCGGGTTCCTTTGGCTCCCATTTAGCCTCTGGCACGATGGATGTGGCTCGTGAAAAAGCAGCCACGATTAAAGAAGCCGTTGCGGAAAAAATTGCTGACACCACGGGTGGAAAAATTGCGGATGCCATCCAAAGCAGAATGGATGCCTCGGCGTCTAAATCTCAAGAGACTGACTCAGAGCAGATTGTTTCCATGGGTGCGCCAGAAGGCAGTTTTAGCGCAGGACATGAGGCCTCGGATGAAGTCAGCCAGTTTGTAAACCAGAAAACCGCTGGAGCGCATCAATGAGTCATAGCAAACCCAACAACGCTATAGGCCCTCAAGTCAGGCAAAAAAAATCGGGCAGGCTCAATACATCATTAGTCGCGCTGGTCATCGGGGCTTTTGTAATTAGCATGCAAATCGGCACCCAGTTTCTGGCTTACCAGTTTCATTATGCCGAGGGCTTAGGCAGCTCTCTTGCGCATGTTTATATGCCCTGGCAGATGTTCATTTGGGCGATGAAATACCAATCGTTTTACCCCGATACGTTTCATGCGGCCTTTGGTGCCATGGTCATGAGTGGCTCATTGCTTTTAATGATGATCGTATTGACTTCCAGATATTTTAAAACGAATGAAATCAGTGAATACCTGCATGGCTCTGCCCGTTGGGCGAATTGGGAGGATTTAAAGCAAGCAAGCCTCGTTGGCCATGATGAAGGCGTTTATGTTGGGGCATATGAAGATGACAAAGGAGAGATTCATTATTTGCGCCATAATGGACCGGAGCATGTTTTAACCTATGCCCCAACACGCTCAGGGAAAGGTGTTGGTCTTGTGATGCCGACACTTCTATCATGGAAACATTCCTGTGTGATTACCGATTTGAAAGGTGAGCTTTGGGCGATGACCGCTGGTTGGAGACAAAAACATGCGCATAACAAAGTCATTCGCTTTGAGCCTGCAACACTAAAAGGTTCAGCTCGCTGGAACCCTCTGGATGAAATCAGAGTGGGTACTGAATCTGAAGTGGGAGACGTACAAAACCTGGCAACCCTTGTGGTTGATCCCGATGGTAAAGGGCTGGATACCCATTGGCAAAAAACCTCACAAGCCCTATTGGTGGGCTTTATATTGCATGCGATTTACAAACTAAACCACCAGGGGGAACCTGCGACCTTTCCCAACATTGACCGCATGCTGGTTGATCCCAATATTAATATTGCCGATCTGCTGATTGAAATGACCCAATACCCACATGTTGATGGCAAAACCCACCCTGTCATTTCTGCCTCGGCTCGAGACATGATAGACCGACCCGAAGAAGAAGCAGGCTCCGTATTATCTACTTTAAAATCCTATTTGGCTTTGTATCGTGATCCAGTAGTCGCACATAACGTCTCAGCTTCTGATTTTTGCATTCGTGATTTAATGAACCATGAACATCCTGTGAGCCTTTACATCGTGACCCAACCAAATGATAAAGCAAGGCTTCAACCTCTGGTGCGCGTGATGATCAATATGATAGTGCGATTATTGGCTGACAAAATGGAATTTGAGCGGGTGTCTGATGATAAAGGTCAGTCCTATGTTCAAACGAAAAAAACCTATAAACATCGCCTGTTGTGCATGATTGATGAATTCCCAAGCCTTGGAAAACTCGACATTCTGCAGGAATCATTAGCCTTTGTTGCGGGATACGGCTTAAAGTTTTACTTAATTTGTCAGGACATCAATCAGCTAAAAAGTCGTGAACGTGGCTATGGTCCTGATGAAACCATCACCTCTAATTGCCATATCCAAAATGCCTATCCTCCAAACCGGGTTGAAACAGCTGAACATCTTTCCAAGCTGACAGGCCAAACGACCATTGTTAAAGAGCACATCACCACCAGTGGCAGACGCTTTTCAGCGTTTTTGAATCAAATATCAAGAACCATTCAGGAAATATCAAGACCCCTTCTGACGGTGGATGAATGCTTGCGTATGCCCGGTCCTAAAAAAGATGCCAATGGCTTGATTGTTGAGGCGGGTGATATGGTGATTTATGCCGCTGGCTTTCCTGCCATTTACGGCAAACAACCGCTTTACTTTAAAGACCCGGTTTTCATGGCAAGAGCTTCTGTTGAAGCCCCCTTACATTCCGATAGATTGCGCGCTCAATTGAGTGAGGAAGAGGTCATCAAGCTATGAGAAAAATAGCGATTATTTTCATGGCGTTGATTACTACAGGCATTCTTTTTCATGCATTGGGATTCAGAATAAACCTGACAGAATCCATTCCTGTGGGTTTATATCGTGTGACCCATACAGACACCCTCAAAAATGCTTACGTGATTTTTTGCCCTGATGACCGAGCCGCGTTCCGCTTAGCCAAAGATAGAGGCTATATTGACCACGGTCTGCCCTGTGGAGGCTATGGGTATTTAATGAAAAAAGTGGTCGCAGTTTCAGGGGATGTGATTTCTGTAACCCCCCAAGGAGTCTATGTAAATCAAGAACTGCTCCCTTACTCAAAACCAAAACTTAAAGACGGCATGAACCGCGCCTTGCCTCAATGGCGGGTAACGCACTACCCACTTCAAAATGATGAAGTAATGACAATGACCAGCCAAAGCGAATGGTCATTTGATGGTCGCTATTACGGCCTTGTTCACACAAGGCAAATCAAAGGAATGATCACACCCGTATGGGTATTTAACAAATAGGAGTACAGCATATGAACGATAACATTGATCTGATGGACATCATTGGAGACAAATTCGAGGATTTGGAAGTCCCGGGCTTTATTACCGAAGTCAGTCCAATAGAAGCCGATATGATGGGCGCATTTTTCGAAGATGCACTGAATGAAGCCGATGCGATGGAGGCGATGTATGACTAAATTGCCTTACCATCAAGTGGTTGCCAATCAACTCATTGAAAGTCTGAAAGCCGGAACCGCCCCGTGGTTAAAACCATGGGAGCCAGGCACAGGTGATGGCCAGATGCCTTATAATCCAGTGACTGGCAAACGCTATCGCGGCATTAATGCCTTGTATTTGATGCTTCATCCCAGCGATGACAACCGCTGGCTCACCTACAAGCAAGCTCAAAGCATTGATGCGCAAGTGCGTAAAGGGAAAAAAGGCACCAGTATTCAATATTGGAAATTTCAAGAAGAGCACATCAAAAAGGATGATAACGGTCATCCCGTGCTGGATGCACAAGGCAATCCGATAAAGGTGCTGGTCAATCTGGAACGCCCCAAAGTGTTTTACGCCACAGTCTTTCATGCCTCACAGATTGATAACATGCCAGAACTCGTCAGGAAGGAACTCGACTGGTCTCTGATTGACAGGGCTGAAACCTTGTTACATCAATCGGGTGCTACCATTATTGATTCCGAAGCCGACCGAGCCTTTTACCGATTATCGACCGACAGCATCCATCTGCCGCCAAAAGAGCAATTTAAATCCGCAGCACATTATTACGCCACCGCATTGCATGAGCTGGGGCATTGGAGTGGTCACCCATCACGACTTCAGCGCGATTTAGGTCATCCTTTTGGCTCAGATGCCTATGCACGTGAGGAACTCCGGGCAGAAATTGCCAGCATGATCTTAGGTGCAGAGCTAGGCATTGGCCACGATCCATCCCAACATACCGCTTATATCAAATCATGGATTCGGGTATTGGAAGATGATCCGCTTGAAATTTTCAGAGCCTGCGCGGATGCCGAAAAAATTGTGAGTCATCTGTGCGCGTTTGAACAAACGCAAGATCTGCAAAAAACAGCTTCTATTGACATCAGGGATGATCAACTCGAAGAGGAAATCCACATGAGCGCTGAACCAATCACCACGGAAAAACGATGGCTAAACATCCCCTACAAAGATAAGGAAACCGCCAAAGCCAGGATTGGTAAACTGCCCGATGGAACACCGGGAATTGCTTGGGATAAAATTCAAAAATGCTGGTATGCAAATCCGGGTGTTCCCATGGAAAAAATCAAACCCTGGCTTCCAGAACAACAAGAAGTTACTCAAGAAAAAGCACCTGCTCACATTGATGAATTTAAAGAAGCCTTGCTAAGCCTTGGTGCTATCATTTCAGGTGAGCATCCCATCATGGATGGTAATCCACATCGCATCGCCATGGATGGAGATAAACAAGGAGAAAAAGCAGGATTTTATGTGGCGCACTTAGATGGCATTCCAGCCGGGTACATTAAAAACAATCGGACTGGTGCCGAGCTTCACTGGAAAAGTAAAGGCTACATTCTAACTGCTGAGCAAAAATCAGCGCTTAAGGCACAAGCGCTTAAACATCAGCAAGCCCGTCAGCGTGAATTGGAAGCCAAACAACATCATACCGCGTTAAGACTCCAGCAAAAGCTATCCCAAATGAGTGAAGTGAGAGAACCCACGCCCTACCTGAACGCCAAAGGCATTCAGGTACACTCTGGTGCATACACCGATAATGAAAACAAACGCACCTGCATCCCCGCCATGGATGTTGACGGCACCATTTGGTCCATTCAATACATATCCGAGGATGGCACCAAACGCTTTGCAAAAGACTCTAAAAAAGAAGGCTGTTTTCATGTCTTGGGTGGACTGGAACAATTGTCCAAAGCATCTGTTATCATCATCGCTGAAGGCTACGCCACTGCAGCAACGATAAAAGAAGCCACAGAACTGCCAGCAGTGGTTTCAGCCTTTGATGCAGGAAACCTTAAAGCTGTCGCCAAGGCATTACATGAAAAATATCCCAAAAACCCCATCATCATCGCCGCAGACGATGACAAGCATCTTGAAATCACCCAAGGTGTCAATCCGGGCAAAGAAAAAGCTATGGAAGCAGCCAAGGCGGTTAACGGCATCATGATTCTGCCGACCTTTGCGCCCAATGAGCAGTCGGAACATCCTAAGAGATTTAGCGATTTTAATGATCTGGCCAATCAGAGTTGCTTGGGGATTGAGGGCGTGAGGCGTCAGCTGAAACCTCAGCTTAATGAACTGTCTAAAAAATACAAACGATTGCAGCAGCCTGTTAAAAGTAATGTAGTATCAATGTATTAAACTGAATTAGCTTGCGGCAATTAAATGAAATTATCTTTTAATTGCCGCTTAATGCAATAGTTAAAATTCAGCTTTGCGGTAAAAAAATTAACAGCCTCTATGATTCAACTCACCATTCGGCATGACCGTACATTTAATACTTTTAAACTGTGCGAGCTGCTCTTTTGTTAAGTTTGAACCGATTAAAATGGAGTTCTCCATAGTCACATTTGTCAAATTGGCATTTGTGAAATTAACTTCCGATAAATTAACCCCATCCAATTTGGAATTACTTAGGTTCACATCGCTAAAATTTGCTCTGCTGAGATCAACGCGATCAAATTTAGAGTGGCTCAGATTCACTTTATCAAAGTTCGATTCCTGAACCTTTAACGGTTGCGGAAATTTACGAAAAGTAGCATTATTCATAACGCTTCCTGAAAAATTCATTTTATAAAATGAACCTAAAAACTCAGTTTGTATCGCATAAGAATTAATCAAGAACCCATTATCATGATCCTCATAAATACTAACGCCACTCAACTCACAACCTTGACAGTAATTTGTATCATTAAATATTTTCAAATCTTCAGGATCAGCCAAACCTTTTGATTGAGTTGGCAAAGACAAACCCATGATAATAAACAATGTCACTAATTTATAATTTTTCATTATTCCCTCTAGAAAAAGCTTGCCGGATTAATTGCAAGTAAACTCACCATCATTGGTGTAGACTTCGCCATTCGAAAGCGTGGCGCACTTATATGTTTTTGTGTTAGAAAGATGCTCTTTTGTAATATTTGAACCTATCAGGATTGCATAACTTAGATCGGCATTATCAAAATTGACACGCTCAACATGGACTCTACTAAAATCAGCATGTTTTAGATTTGCGTTTGCAAAATTAACATCCACCAGATTTGCTCTTAAAAAGGAAACTCCTTCCAGACGCGCATAATTAAAATCAACTTGGTTGAAAGAGCAGGAAGACCAATGTCCGCTCATTGAAATATGAGAAAAATTAACGTTGTTAAACGTCGATTTGATGAAATTAACGGTACTTAAGTGAGAATATGACAGGTTAGAATTTCGAAATATTCCATTATCAAATTGATCATTGCTTAAATTTGACTGTACAAAATTTGTATCAACAAAACTAGAGTCGATCAATTTATAGCCGGACAAAGAAAAACGAGTAAACAACGTACCATCAAATTTCCCAGATTTTTCCTTCATTGACCAATTAGACGAAAAAGAGCTTTGTGTCAGGTTACATCGAATGCAATCCGTTTCATTTTCGAAGCTGCTAACATCACTAGGGACATATGCATAGGCGTGAAAGCTAGGGCAAATAATTCCAAATAAAGAGGCGGTTAGAACAATTTTTTTCATTATATTTCCTTTTATAATTAGGCTCGGAATTCTACATTTCAAAAAGAATGATCGCAATTAAGAATTTTTAGTGGCTGAATTAGATGATTCCTCGTGATATATACCATTAGCCTTAAGTAAGGCTAATGGTTATAGTATTTTGCTTAAGGAGATATCACTTGCTTTTGCCACTGGCCATTTTCTTGCAAATTGTATTGAGAAACATCAGAAAGTTCATCGGTACGATATTGGTAAAAGGTAAATTTGGTAGGAATGATACGATAACCACAATACAATGATGTATAGGGTAAGTCTTGATCTTTATAGTCCTGTTCAATCCTGTATTTTTTGTCTTCCAATATCTGTTTTGAGTCGATAGGTTGACTTGAGGTAGGAGCATAGGCAAGAAACCGTAGCTGAGCGATTCTTGGATAACTGGACCAATAGGCCTTATTTTCTTCCTCAGTAAGCGCTTCAATAAGGGCTTCTAATATCACTTCTCGTTGCATTAACTCAAACCAGAACAAAAGACTAACACGAGGATTTTCGGCAATTTCAGTTACTTTTCTTGTCCCCTTTTGCGTAAAAAATAAAATTCCTTGAGGTGTAATTTCTCTAATGGCAACCACTCGAGAATGAGGTATTCCTTCTGTTGTTGCAGTAGATAATATTGCCTGCTGTGGGTTAGGGGCACCCTTATCCTTTTCTTCTTTTATCCATTGTTCTAATCGTTTGATAGGCATTCATTTATCCAAAAGTTCATATGGTACGCATTATAATCAATAGACTATATTGTTCAAATAAAATTGGAATAACCAGGTCAACCGCGTCTGAATTTAATCCTCTTATAAGGGTCGGAGGTACATCATCACCGATGTATAAATGGTAAATCCTAGACCGTATAAAGATCAGCTGTCTGTTATTCTCTTGCAATTTATAAATTCCTTATTTACACTCCCATCAGGTTGTCGATATCCCCGGTTATGAGTGGCCGAAAAACGATTTTCATAAGCTTAGTCTGTTTTGTAGTTAGTCTTTATTAACTGCTGGCAGTTTTCTTTAAACACTCATGAAAACGAAATTAAGACCAGTATATTTAATAAGGAACTTACAAATGTCCATCGCAAAACTTTGCGCGGAACGTCTTCGCACCATTTCCAATCATCATGGTATTAAACTCAAATCAGGTCATGCTCATGAGCTTGTTGCTGCATTTTTTGGTTATAAATCAAAGGCAGCTTTATTGTCAGATACTCTCTCACCCATAGAAAATATTGGGCAGGCACAAATTTTTGTTCTGATTCCCTCAGCTTTTATAGACGAGCGTCGGAAATGTCTTGAGGACTTACCATCTGGTCTCCCAGATACCTATACCTTAGGTGAAGAAATGTTTACTTTCCTGGCAGCTCAAAAAATGTTAGTAGGCAGTGCATTCCCATCATGGGTACATCTTGCTGAAGCACTGACCAATGACCACCTACAAAAGAATGGGAACATAATTTTACCCCCCAATTTTGGTGCTTCTGAAAATGCTCGCAATATTTTTGATAAGCCAGTTTATGAATTTAACCCTAAGATTGAAACTATAGATAACGAAATAAAGCTCACCGTATCTAACAGATACTACGGTTCAAGCCATGTACATTTTCAACCAATCGATGTTGTCCTAACAATCAAGCTACAGCGTATTGCCGGCTATTTTGGCTATGCAAAGCCAGAAATCTCTTTAATTGATATTTCTAGTCAGCCAGTTCGTTAAGTTAGGAGACATCATGAAACCATTTAAAATAAAGCTTCCATTTGGATTAAATGAAAATAACATCATTGTTCACATTGACAATGTTGCGAGCGGTAGAAGTTGCAATTGTATTTGCCCATGTTGTCGCTCTCCACTGATTGCTGCCAAGGGTACTAAAAATCAGCATCACTTCAAGCACTCAACGACCATTGAATGTGCAGGAGGATTGGAAAGTGCCATCCATATGGCAGTTAAGCAGATCATATTAGAACGGCGGGAGATCAGACTCCCAGAATATACCATCACGACTTCACTAATCGACTCTCAAGGAAAAAAACATCATGAGTCCAAAACGATTGTCCAAAAAGGAAGGCTGATTTCCTTTGACTCGGTTCATGAAGAGAAAACCCTCAGCGATATCAAAGCCGATATACTCGCTATAAAATCCAACGAGCAACTCATCATAGAAATTTTTTATCGACATAAAGTTGATGATCAAAAGATTGAAAAAATTAAAATAACCAATACTTCTGCTATAGAAATCGATCTGTCTGATCTTACCCCTGAGGATGTGCAAAACTGGGAATCTTTTTGGTCGCGCATCAATGATCCAAATCGTATCCAATGGCTGTATAACGCAAAAGCGCAAATCCACCTTTTGCAACTTGAAAATCAATTAAAGGAAAAAGTCGATAAACTAGAAAGAGGGTATGAACAGGAAAAAATCAAAAGGCAACAGCGTGAGCCTATAGAAAAACAACATCTTATTGAGGCTCTTGAGGAATTAAAACATGTCACCAATAAAGAGTACATAGCTCAACTTACTAAAGAAGCAGAGAATAATCCTGTCTGCCAAATTCACAGTAACGAACTCCAGTTAATACTAAATGAATTGCCCGATTTTCTAAATCTTGATGTACCAAACAGCGATTGGATATATGGCTGCGATAGGCGTGTATGGCAAATAGCCGTATATAACAAATTCATTTGCAAAAATAATAAACTCTACTTCTCAGTTAAGCAGGTTGATGACTGGCTTCAAATTGCCTGTGGTTTTAAAGTACCCAGCTGCGCTAAAACCGTAGGCAAATTAGGCAGGCGTTATCCTGAACTTGTTCCTCAGGAGATTTTGGACAATATGCCCTCATCATGGATTACACTCCGATCCTATTTTTATCATCTTGATCGATCAGGAGTACTTATATACTCCGGGAATGATCGTCGTCACAAGGGAAGCTGCTGGTTTCAAATTTTCAGTAGGGATTTAAATTCTTACCCTTACCAGTCTTCCTCAATCGAGAAGGTTTCCATCGCACATGGTTATCAAGTTTGAGTCCTTGCCGCTCCAGCTGATCATGTGCATGATCCGACAATAGCACTTCACTTCCTCTGGTGAACTGAACCACATCGAGTTGGGACACGTCTCGCAGGCTGTTTTGATTTTCGGCCGGCGAGCCCTGTCTAAAGCTGCTAGGGTTGGGCTTTGTTGCTGATGGGGTTCGGCTTCTTCTGCCTGCTGCTCTAACAGCTTCATTGCGTCCAGAAGCTCTTGTTCCATTACCATATCGCTGTCGTCTTGAAGGTTCATCATTATTCTCCTGTTTTAGTTTTATGCGCTGGCCTTCCATATCCGGATCAGCAAATGTGATTGGGATGTCATTTTTAATCACAAGCTGAAGGATTATTTTTTTAAATAGTGCTGTACCATGGATGCGAATACAGTCGCCATACTGTTGTCGCGCCATCTCCAGTGCTTTTTTTAGAGCGTCTATCGATCCCCCTTTTGAGATCGTGATCTCATGGCCATTATTTCGAATGATTGCCCTGTTGATTTTGAAAATTGCCGTACCTTCTTTGGTGATAGAGTCGATATCTTTCATCTGCCCATGAAAAGCATCCACCATGTCGCCAGAAAACGTATACTTAGCCTGATTTTTGCGATTTCGAAAACGGAGTGCTGTTAACGCCTCCTTATTGCCAGCCTCAGCTTTATACCTGAGCCAATCTGCCCAGGTTCGATTCTGATGATCATTCATTTGCTGTTGCCGTTGTTTGGAAAAGTTATTCCGAATCTGCTCTATCTCATTCAGAAGCGTTTGACTAATTTTGGAGTAAAGGTATTTTTTCTGAATGCGGGGCATTTTCATGAGTTTCAATGCTGAGCGCTTAAGTCTGGCACGTTTTTTTGCCGCCTCAATCGCTCTGGCCTTGGCTGAACGCAGCGTTTTGAGCTTACCTGAAAGGATGGTTTTATTATTCAGCCGTTCCTCACGATACCAGGCATAAAGTTCCATGCTCGACTTTGTTTTATGAAGTGGTTCATAACGGTAGGTGTTTTGTGACATGGTATCGTCCTGCAACGGTGCTACCACAAACGCTCCTAGCCTGGATATAAGAAGTTGTTTTGAAAAATTCCGAGAAATAGAGCTGGCTTTGACCATTAGCCCCTTCTTATCACAAAAAACAAAGCCATTCCCTCTTTGTTTTATGCTCAATCCATGCGCCGCCAATATTTGGTGCAGTTCCGCCCAGCTTTTCGCAGCTTCAATCGGCTCCTTGCAATGACGTTTCATCCAATTGATGAGGCTTTCAATGCCGGAATGCTGCTCCATATCATCTGCGAGATTCTCGGAGTGTCCTTTTCGCGACTGATGATTGGTCACTTTCAATCCAAACTCAACCTCCAGCTGGGAGGCCACTTCGGCAAAGGTTTTATATGCCCGGTATGGCTCAATCATGTTTAGGGTTTCAGGGTGGATTTTATTGATGGCAACATGGATGTGAAGATTGTCCGTATCATGATGAACAGTACTGATTCTTTGATGCTCCTTAAACCCAATGGCTGAGATGATCCGATCTTCTATCAGGTTCAAAACATTATCTGAGACGACTTCCCCCGGAGCAAAAGAGATTAAGACGTGATAGGTTTTATCGGCTTTGGCGCGTTGATTTTGAGCTTGAGTAGCCAATACCTCCTGAACCGCCCAGGCAGGCTCATGGCTATTGCAATTCGATATACGAATCTTCCCAACTCGCTCCTGTTTATCCTGCGGATCGGTTATGTATCGAACAAGCCCGGAGAGGCTGCTAAGACGGGCTTTTTTCATTGGAATATGGCGAATGATCATAGCTTTTTCACCACTTGATACATGGAATCTTGCAAGCCCCTGATGTTACGCAACAGGGTCATTATCGTGGCATGGTCAAAATGCGCAACCCGTTTATCCTGCGTCAACCAAAGTTTTAGCAAACCACCCAGTCGACCTAGATCTGCATTGATTTTAGCAAGCTGGATGACGTGTTCTTTGTCTATCACACTTTGCAACGGATACCCAAGACTGATGCGCCTTAAATACTCAGCAACAGACAAGCCCGCCTGAACCGCATTGGCTTTAATTTGAGTTTCTTCATTGGGTAGCACAGGCACACGAAGGTGACGCCCATTTTTTCTGGTAATGGCTTTTGGTGTTTCGTCCATAAGGATGCTGACCTCTTAATTTAAGTGGTTGCAATCCTTTGGGTATCTGATGATGAGCTTAAATCTCTGGGTTTCCGTTGAGCACCGTAGGTGCGAATAAGGCTCGTGAAATTGGATAGCCAGCTTGCTGGTTAGCTAACTTCACCTATCTTGCCCTACTTTTCTAGATCACTTTTAAGAATCATAGCAAGAATTTTTTGGGGCTTGC
Above is a genomic segment from Legionella pneumophila subsp. pascullei containing:
- the traI gene encoding TraI/MobA(P) family conjugative relaxase, translating into MIIRHIPMKKARLSSLSGLVRYITDPQDKQERVGKIRISNCNSHEPAWAVQEVLATQAQNQRAKADKTYHVLISFAPGEVVSDNVLNLIEDRIISAIGFKEHQRISTVHHDTDNLHIHVAINKIHPETLNMIEPYRAYKTFAEVASQLEVEFGLKVTNHQSRKGHSENLADDMEQHSGIESLINWMKRHCKEPIEAAKSWAELHQILAAHGLSIKQRGNGFVFCDKKGLMVKASSISRNFSKQLLISRLGAFVVAPLQDDTMSQNTYRYEPLHKTKSSMELYAWYREERLNNKTILSGKLKTLRSAKARAIEAAKKRARLKRSALKLMKMPRIQKKYLYSKISQTLLNEIEQIRNNFSKQRQQQMNDHQNRTWADWLRYKAEAGNKEALTALRFRNRKNQAKYTFSGDMVDAFHGQMKDIDSITKEGTAIFKINRAIIRNNGHEITISKGGSIDALKKALEMARQQYGDCIRIHGTALFKKIILQLVIKNDIPITFADPDMEGQRIKLKQENNDEPSRRQRYGNGTRASGRNEAVRAAGRRSRTPSATKPNPSSFRQGSPAENQNSLRDVSQLDVVQFTRGSEVLLSDHAHDQLERQGLKLDNHVRWKPSRLRKTGKGKNLNPY
- the traJ gene encoding conjugal transfer transcriptional regulator TraJ; the protein is MDETPKAITRKNGRHLRVPVLPNEETQIKANAVQAGLSVAEYLRRISLGYPLQSVIDKEHVIQLAKINADLGRLGGLLKLWLTQDKRVAHFDHATIMTLLRNIRGLQDSMYQVVKKL